Proteins encoded in a region of the Sterolibacterium denitrificans genome:
- the rpsU gene encoding 30S ribosomal protein S21 — protein MPGIRVKENEPFEVAIRRFKRTIEKTGVLTELRSREFYEKPTSERKRKLAAAVKRHHKRIRSQMLPPKLY, from the coding sequence ATGCCTGGTATCCGCGTCAAAGAAAACGAGCCGTTCGAGGTCGCCATCCGCCGCTTCAAGCGCACCATCGAAAAGACGGGCGTCCTGACCGAGTTGCGCTCGCGCGAGTTTTACGAGAAGCCCACCTCCGAGCGCAAGCGCAAGCTGGCGGCCGCCGTCAAGCGCCACCACAAGCGCATTCGCAGCCAGATGCTGCCGCCGAAGCTTTACTGA
- the plsY gene encoding glycerol-3-phosphate 1-O-acyltransferase PlsY, giving the protein MGGGSIGSLIPAAYLPLFFIVAGYLLGSLPFAIITTRLFGMADPRSYGSGNPGATNVLRSGNKLAAVLTLLGDAVKGWLAVWLAQHFGAEAANPTTIAAVGFAALLGHVFPVFIGFKGGKGVATAAGVFLGFSGLLALACIGVWLAVAVITRYSSLAAICAALAAPLFGWWLLDVPQAVALAGMSLLVIWRHQQNIRNLLAGTESRIGRKKPA; this is encoded by the coding sequence ATGGGTGGCGGCAGCATCGGTTCCCTGATTCCCGCGGCGTACCTGCCGCTGTTCTTCATCGTCGCCGGCTATCTGCTCGGCTCGCTGCCTTTCGCCATCATCACCACCCGACTGTTCGGCATGGCCGACCCGCGCAGCTACGGCTCGGGCAATCCGGGCGCGACCAACGTGCTGCGTTCGGGCAACAAGCTCGCCGCCGTATTGACGCTGCTCGGCGATGCCGTCAAAGGCTGGCTGGCGGTGTGGCTGGCGCAGCACTTCGGCGCCGAGGCCGCCAACCCGACGACCATCGCCGCGGTCGGCTTCGCCGCCCTGCTCGGCCATGTTTTCCCGGTCTTCATCGGCTTCAAGGGCGGCAAGGGCGTGGCCACCGCCGCCGGCGTCTTCCTCGGCTTCAGCGGTCTGCTGGCGCTGGCCTGCATCGGCGTCTGGCTGGCCGTTGCCGTGATCACGCGCTATTCCTCGCTGGCGGCCATCTGCGCAGCGCTGGCCGCGCCCCTGTTCGGCTGGTGGCTGCTCGACGTGCCGCAGGCCGTGGCATTGGCCGGCATGAGCCTGCTGGTGATCTGGCGCCATCAGCAGAATATCCGCAACCTGCTGGCCGGCACCGAAAGCCGCATCGGCAGGAAAAAACCGGCCTAG
- a CDS encoding type II toxin-antitoxin system Phd/YefM family antitoxin: protein MRYSSQVKPISYLKANAAEVLAHLAEQREPMVITQNGEAKAVLQDVASFEETQETLALLKILALGNQDVTAGKVKPVADVVARLRAKRATV, encoded by the coding sequence ATGCGCTATTCATCACAAGTCAAGCCGATCAGCTACCTCAAAGCCAACGCTGCCGAGGTTCTGGCGCACCTTGCGGAGCAACGTGAACCCATGGTCATCACCCAAAATGGTGAAGCCAAGGCTGTCCTGCAGGACGTCGCCTCGTTCGAAGAAACGCAGGAAACCCTGGCGCTGCTGAAAATCCTCGCACTCGGCAACCAGGATGTAACCGCAGGCAAGGTCAAACCCGTGGCCGACGTCGTTGCCCGCCTTCGCGCCAAGCGAGCCACAGTCTGA
- a CDS encoding type II toxin-antitoxin system RelE/ParE family toxin: MAGAPAKFKVLLTKGAEQDLESIHDYISEFDCVANANYVLDALMNVVESLSKFPERGSYPKELTGLGIKEYRQTFFKPYRVIYRITGSQVIIYLIIDGRRDMQSVLARRLLGA, translated from the coding sequence ATGGCTGGCGCACCGGCCAAATTCAAGGTACTGCTTACCAAGGGGGCAGAGCAGGACCTGGAGTCCATCCACGACTACATCTCCGAGTTCGACTGCGTGGCCAACGCCAACTACGTGTTGGATGCGCTGATGAACGTTGTGGAGAGCCTGTCGAAATTTCCGGAGCGTGGCAGCTACCCGAAGGAGTTGACCGGACTCGGCATCAAAGAATACCGCCAGACCTTCTTCAAGCCGTACCGTGTGATTTACCGCATCACAGGCAGCCAGGTCATCATCTACCTGATTATTGACGGGCGCCGTGATATGCAATCGGTACTGGCTCGGCGCTTGCTCGGCGCTTGA
- the tsaD gene encoding tRNA (adenosine(37)-N6)-threonylcarbamoyltransferase complex transferase subunit TsaD encodes MKVLGIESSCDETGVALYDTERGLRGHAVHTQVTMHEAYGGVVPELASRDHIRRLVPLLRKVLEQAQTTLAEVDAVAYTAGPGLAGALLVGASFAASLAVARGIPALPVHHLEGHLLSPLLSADPPAFPFIALLVSGGHTQLMRVTGVGAYELLGESLDDAAGEAFDKTAKLLGLGYPGGPQLARLAARGRPGRFKLPRPMLHSGDFDFSFSGLKTAVLTAVRKQTLDDAARADLAAEFQEAVSEVLAAKAMAAVRASGMKRLVVAGGVGANLRLREQLNAAAAQAGVRVYYPELELCTDNGAMIAFCGAQRLLAGAEPACSGVFSVRPRWPLQELLQPG; translated from the coding sequence ATGAAAGTCCTCGGTATCGAATCCTCCTGCGACGAAACCGGCGTCGCGCTCTACGACACCGAACGCGGCCTGCGCGGCCATGCCGTGCATACCCAGGTGACCATGCACGAGGCTTACGGCGGCGTGGTGCCGGAACTGGCATCGCGCGACCACATCCGCCGGCTGGTGCCCTTGCTGCGCAAGGTGCTCGAACAGGCGCAGACCACGCTGGCCGAGGTCGATGCCGTGGCCTATACGGCGGGGCCGGGGTTGGCCGGCGCGCTGCTGGTCGGCGCCAGTTTCGCCGCCTCGCTGGCCGTGGCGCGCGGCATACCGGCGCTGCCGGTGCATCACCTCGAAGGTCATCTGCTCTCGCCGCTGCTGTCGGCCGATCCGCCGGCGTTTCCCTTCATCGCCTTGCTGGTCTCCGGCGGCCATACCCAACTGATGCGCGTGACCGGCGTCGGCGCCTATGAATTGCTCGGCGAATCGCTCGACGATGCGGCCGGCGAAGCCTTCGACAAAACCGCCAAGCTGCTGGGGCTCGGCTATCCCGGCGGCCCGCAACTGGCGCGCCTTGCCGCGCGGGGACGCCCAGGCCGCTTCAAGCTGCCCCGGCCGATGCTGCACAGCGGCGATTTCGATTTCAGCTTTTCCGGATTGAAGACGGCCGTGCTGACGGCGGTGCGCAAACAGACACTCGATGATGCCGCCCGCGCCGATCTGGCGGCGGAGTTTCAGGAGGCGGTGAGCGAAGTGCTGGCCGCCAAGGCCATGGCTGCCGTGCGCGCCAGCGGCATGAAACGGCTCGTCGTCGCCGGCGGCGTCGGCGCCAATCTGCGCCTGCGCGAGCAATTGAACGCCGCCGCCGCTCAGGCCGGGGTACGGGTGTATTACCCCGAGCTGGAACTGTGCACCGACAACGGCGCGATGATCGCTTTCTGCGGTGCCCAGCGCTTGCTGGCCGGCGCCGAGCCGGCGTGTTCCGGCGTGTTTTCGGTTCGCCCGCGCTGGCCGTTGCAGGAACTGCTGCAGCCGGGCTAG
- a CDS encoding GatB/YqeY domain-containing protein has protein sequence MSLKERINEDMKSAMRARESARLGAIRLLLAAIKQKEVDERIELDDGAIIAVIDKMLKQRKDSIEQYRKANRQDLVDAEQFEADLLTTYMPQALSAGEIDAIVTAAIAASGAHTMQDMGKVMAIAKPQLAGRADMGAVSALIKARLTA, from the coding sequence ATGTCGCTCAAGGAACGCATCAACGAAGACATGAAATCCGCCATGCGCGCTCGCGAATCCGCGCGCCTTGGCGCGATCCGCCTGCTGCTGGCCGCCATCAAGCAGAAGGAAGTCGACGAACGCATCGAGCTCGACGACGGCGCAATCATTGCCGTGATCGACAAGATGCTCAAGCAACGCAAGGACTCCATCGAGCAATACCGCAAGGCCAACCGCCAGGATCTGGTCGATGCCGAACAGTTCGAAGCCGACCTGCTGACCACCTACATGCCGCAAGCCCTGTCGGCCGGCGAAATCGACGCCATCGTCACCGCCGCCATTGCCGCCAGCGGCGCGCACACCATGCAGGACATGGGCAAGGTGATGGCCATCGCCAAACCTCAACTGGCCGGCCGCGCCGACATGGGGGCGGTCTCCGCGCTGATCAAGGCCCGGCTGACGGCCTGA
- the dnaG gene encoding DNA primase, whose translation MIPDSFIQELLARIDVVDVVERHVPLKKAGANYSACCPFHSEKTPSFTVSPSKQFYHCFGCGAHGSAIGFLMEYSGLGFVDAVEELAASVGLKVPQQAAAQRHDAHKIAPLTDYMARAAKYYREQLKASPRAIDYLRKRGLSGEIAARYGLGYAPDGWQNLESIFPGYGKAQEPAECGLVIDNEQGRRYDRFRDRIMFPILDQRGNVIGFGGRVLDKGEPKYLNSPETPLFEKGRELYGLPQARKAIREANAAIVVEGYMDVVGLAQLGVENVVASLGTATTGMHLQKLFKLTDRIVFCFDRDAAGDKAAWRAMEIGLEHLADNKSIEILQMPGNQDPDEFIREHGKDAFLAQARSATRLSEFMVKQLERQTKPYTAEGRAQLIHAAKPLLQRVSAPVLRVQLTKAIADLAQLSQSEVEAACELKPLSLRRSAPPRATQRPAARSIEHQLLENILHHPLRATRLPLDLVAGNTPEEAALRAIADAIDHGELLVSSGPGAAQMGMLIEYFRGSEHEATLTQYVSALASGGIDEQAGASAGEAMEIEFNDALERLRQAHLTREIAMLTHKERNGGLSVEERRLFADLLAQKNAAAAKPRQRG comes from the coding sequence ATGATCCCGGATTCCTTCATCCAGGAACTGCTCGCCCGCATCGACGTGGTCGATGTCGTCGAGCGCCATGTCCCGCTGAAAAAGGCGGGCGCCAACTACAGCGCCTGCTGCCCGTTCCATTCCGAAAAAACGCCCTCCTTCACCGTCAGCCCGAGCAAACAGTTCTATCACTGCTTCGGTTGCGGCGCGCACGGCAGCGCCATCGGCTTCCTGATGGAATACTCGGGACTGGGTTTCGTCGATGCCGTCGAAGAACTGGCCGCCAGCGTCGGTCTCAAGGTGCCGCAGCAAGCCGCCGCCCAGCGGCATGACGCGCACAAAATCGCCCCATTGACCGACTACATGGCGCGCGCGGCGAAATACTACCGCGAGCAGTTGAAAGCCAGCCCACGCGCCATCGATTACCTCAGGAAGCGTGGGCTCTCCGGCGAGATCGCCGCGCGCTACGGCCTCGGCTACGCCCCCGACGGTTGGCAGAACCTCGAAAGCATCTTTCCCGGCTACGGCAAGGCGCAAGAACCGGCCGAATGCGGCCTGGTCATCGACAACGAGCAGGGACGCCGCTACGACCGCTTCCGCGATCGCATCATGTTTCCCATCCTCGACCAGCGCGGCAACGTCATCGGCTTCGGTGGCCGCGTTCTCGACAAGGGCGAACCGAAATATCTCAACTCGCCGGAAACGCCGCTGTTCGAGAAAGGCCGCGAACTGTACGGCCTGCCGCAGGCACGCAAGGCGATACGCGAAGCGAATGCGGCCATCGTCGTCGAAGGCTACATGGACGTGGTCGGGCTGGCGCAACTCGGCGTGGAAAACGTGGTGGCCTCGCTGGGCACGGCAACCACCGGCATGCACCTGCAAAAGCTGTTCAAGCTGACCGATCGCATCGTCTTCTGCTTCGACCGCGATGCCGCCGGCGACAAGGCCGCCTGGCGCGCCATGGAAATCGGCCTGGAACATCTCGCCGACAACAAGAGCATCGAGATCCTGCAAATGCCCGGCAATCAGGACCCGGACGAATTCATCCGCGAGCACGGCAAGGACGCCTTCCTCGCTCAGGCACGCAGCGCAACAAGGCTCAGCGAGTTCATGGTCAAGCAGCTCGAACGCCAGACCAAGCCGTACACCGCCGAAGGACGCGCCCAGTTGATCCACGCCGCCAAGCCGCTGTTGCAGCGGGTAAGCGCCCCGGTATTGCGCGTCCAGCTGACCAAGGCCATCGCCGATCTCGCCCAGCTCAGCCAGTCCGAGGTGGAGGCGGCCTGCGAACTCAAGCCGCTCAGTCTGCGGCGCAGCGCCCCGCCACGCGCGACCCAACGGCCGGCGGCGCGTTCGATCGAACACCAGTTGCTGGAAAACATTCTGCATCATCCGCTGCGGGCAACCCGGCTGCCCCTGGACCTGGTTGCCGGCAACACGCCCGAGGAAGCCGCGCTACGTGCCATCGCCGACGCCATCGATCACGGCGAACTGCTGGTGAGCAGTGGCCCGGGCGCTGCCCAGATGGGCATGCTAATCGAATATTTCCGCGGCAGCGAGCATGAGGCGACCCTGACCCAGTACGTCAGCGCGCTGGCAAGCGGCGGGATCGACGAACAGGCCGGCGCCAGCGCCGGAGAAGCGATGGAAATCGAATTCAACGACGCGCTGGAGCGCTTGCGTCAGGCGCATCTGACGCGGGAAATCGCCATGCTGACGCACAAGGAACGCAACGGCGGCCTGTCAGTCGAAGAAAGACGCCTGTTTGCCGACCTGCTGGCGCAGAAAAACGCCGCCGCAGCAAAACCCCGTCAAAGGGGCTAA
- the rpoD gene encoding RNA polymerase sigma factor RpoD translates to MMAKETAKSTKTAAKKTAVKEKEKVLAKAASKQKPAPNAAAKSAKPAKPAKVAAVETPVDTAATPRPAADKGKKSSGKRGKDKLMLSLPSVAPLDLDARRTRLKSLITLGKERGYLTYAEINDHLPDDMIDAEQIESIISTFNDMGVQVYDEAPDAETLLLTEATPAVVDAAEVEEQAEQALSTVDSEFGRTTDPVRMYMREMGTVELLTREGEIEIAKRIEDGLKHMIMAISACPTTIAEIIDMAGKVARDEIRIDELIDGLIDPNQPDDFDAMSDDEDMAGDIDDDDDGGTAIAAALSKLKEDALERFTVIVHLYEKMRTALIKKGSQDRTYLKLRQQITNELMNIRFTAKSTERLCDSVRNMVEDIRKHERKILQLCVDKSHMPRQHFIKVFPGNETNLEWLKQEISSSKSYGSQLMRAAPAIIEEQQKLIELQARVGLPLKELKDINKQMTTGEAKSRRAKREMTEANLRLVISIAKKYTNRGLQFLDLIQEGNIGLMKAVDKFEYRRGYKFSTYATWWIRQAITRSIADQARTIRIPVHMIETINKMNRISRQILQETGSEPDPATLAIKMEMPEDKIRKILKISKEPISMETPIGDDDDSHLGDFIEDAVTLAPAEAAMYTGLREVTKDILDSLTPREAKVLRMRFGIEMNTDHTLEEVGKQFDVTRERIRQIEAKALRKLRHPTRSEKLRSFLDSET, encoded by the coding sequence ATAATGGCCAAGGAAACAGCAAAATCCACCAAGACAGCCGCCAAGAAAACCGCTGTCAAGGAAAAGGAAAAAGTTCTGGCGAAAGCTGCTTCCAAGCAGAAGCCCGCGCCCAATGCCGCCGCCAAATCCGCCAAACCCGCAAAGCCTGCGAAGGTTGCGGCGGTCGAAACGCCCGTGGACACCGCCGCCACTCCCAGGCCGGCAGCGGACAAAGGCAAAAAGTCCTCCGGCAAGCGCGGCAAGGACAAGCTCATGCTGTCCTTGCCCTCCGTGGCGCCACTCGATCTGGATGCCCGCCGCACCCGTCTGAAGAGCCTGATCACCCTCGGCAAGGAACGCGGTTATCTGACCTATGCCGAAATCAACGACCACCTGCCCGACGATATGATCGACGCCGAGCAGATCGAGTCGATCATCAGCACCTTCAACGACATGGGCGTGCAGGTTTACGACGAGGCGCCCGATGCCGAAACCCTGCTGCTGACCGAAGCCACGCCGGCCGTCGTCGATGCCGCCGAAGTCGAGGAGCAGGCCGAACAAGCGCTGTCCACCGTCGACTCCGAGTTCGGCCGCACCACCGACCCGGTACGCATGTACATGCGCGAGATGGGCACGGTCGAACTGCTCACCCGCGAAGGCGAAATCGAAATCGCCAAGCGCATCGAGGACGGCCTCAAGCACATGATCATGGCCATTTCGGCTTGTCCGACGACCATTGCCGAGATCATCGACATGGCCGGCAAAGTGGCGCGTGATGAAATCCGCATCGATGAACTGATCGACGGCCTGATCGACCCGAACCAGCCGGACGATTTCGACGCCATGAGCGACGACGAAGACATGGCTGGCGACATCGACGACGACGACGATGGCGGCACAGCCATCGCCGCAGCACTCTCCAAGCTCAAGGAAGACGCGCTGGAACGCTTTACCGTCATCGTGCATCTCTACGAGAAGATGCGCACCGCGCTGATCAAGAAAGGTTCGCAGGACCGCACCTATCTCAAGCTGCGCCAGCAGATCACCAATGAGCTGATGAACATCCGCTTCACCGCCAAGTCCACCGAGCGCCTGTGCGACTCGGTGCGCAACATGGTCGAGGACATCCGCAAGCATGAGCGCAAGATCCTGCAACTGTGCGTAGACAAATCGCACATGCCGCGCCAGCACTTCATCAAGGTATTTCCCGGCAACGAAACCAACCTCGAATGGCTGAAACAGGAAATCTCCTCCTCGAAATCCTACGGCAGCCAACTGATGCGCGCCGCCCCGGCGATCATCGAAGAACAGCAAAAGCTCATCGAACTGCAGGCGCGCGTCGGTCTGCCGCTCAAGGAACTCAAGGACATCAACAAGCAGATGACCACCGGCGAAGCCAAGTCGCGCCGCGCCAAGCGCGAAATGACCGAAGCCAACCTGCGCCTGGTGATTTCCATCGCCAAGAAATACACCAACCGCGGCCTGCAGTTCCTCGACCTGATCCAGGAAGGCAACATCGGCCTGATGAAGGCGGTCGACAAATTCGAATACCGCCGCGGCTACAAATTCTCGACCTACGCCACCTGGTGGATCCGCCAGGCCATCACCCGCTCGATCGCCGACCAGGCGCGCACCATCCGCATTCCGGTGCATATGATCGAAACCATCAACAAGATGAACCGCATCAGCCGTCAGATCCTTCAGGAAACCGGCTCCGAGCCCGATCCGGCCACGCTGGCGATCAAGATGGAAATGCCGGAGGACAAGATCCGCAAGATCCTCAAGATCAGCAAGGAACCGATCTCGATGGAAACGCCGATCGGTGACGACGACGATTCCCACCTCGGCGATTTCATCGAGGACGCCGTCACCCTGGCTCCGGCCGAGGCGGCGATGTACACCGGCCTGCGCGAAGTCACCAAGGACATCCTCGACAGCCTCACCCCACGCGAAGCCAAGGTACTGCGCATGCGCTTCGGCATCGAAATGAACACCGACCACACGCTGGAAGAAGTCGGCAAGCAGTTCGACGTCACCCGCGAGCGCATCCGCCAGATCGAGGCCAAGGCCCTGCGCAAGCTGCGCCACCCGACGCGCTCGGAAAAACTGCGCAGCTTCCTCGACTCCGAAACCTGA
- a CDS encoding DUF2249 domain-containing protein has protein sequence MSSQSVAEALDVRVFVPIERHRMLLGMFAELPVGESFCFINDHDPLPLYYEFRSIHGDVVGWDYLKRGGIDWQVRVTRLEASQGREFTDISTLMDLRKIAAGDRKHVVFHRYGMMEEGDTMELIATSEPDDILAIFKQKFAGQHVWTVRQDEAGNYVAHILKQAQQASREALRIVAEYDVRAHGPAERHDIFFGAFAGLQPGQAFVFINDHDPKPLYYQIEAESNIPFSWEYLESGPEVWRVRVAKTRECAGE, from the coding sequence ATGTCCAGCCAGTCTGTTGCCGAAGCGCTCGATGTCCGCGTCTTCGTGCCGATCGAGCGCCACAGGATGCTGCTCGGGATGTTCGCCGAATTGCCGGTGGGCGAGAGTTTCTGTTTCATCAATGATCATGATCCCCTGCCCCTGTATTACGAGTTCCGTTCCATCCACGGCGATGTGGTGGGCTGGGATTACCTGAAGCGGGGCGGCATCGACTGGCAGGTGCGGGTGACCCGGCTGGAAGCTTCCCAGGGCCGTGAATTCACCGATATTTCGACCCTGATGGATTTGCGCAAGATCGCTGCCGGGGATCGGAAGCATGTGGTCTTCCATCGCTACGGCATGATGGAAGAGGGCGATACCATGGAACTCATCGCGACCAGCGAGCCGGACGACATTCTGGCTATCTTCAAGCAGAAATTTGCCGGCCAGCATGTGTGGACGGTGCGGCAGGACGAGGCGGGCAACTATGTCGCCCATATCCTCAAGCAGGCGCAGCAGGCCAGCCGGGAAGCGCTGCGGATCGTCGCCGAATACGATGTCCGCGCGCATGGCCCGGCCGAGCGCCATGACATCTTCTTCGGCGCCTTTGCCGGATTGCAGCCGGGTCAGGCTTTCGTGTTCATCAATGATCATGATCCCAAGCCGCTGTACTACCAGATCGAAGCCGAGAGCAATATTCCCTTCAGTTGGGAGTATCTGGAAAGCGGCCCCGAGGTCTGGCGGGTCAGGGTCGCCAAGACTCGCGAATGCGCCGGTGAGTGA
- a CDS encoding dihydroneopterin aldolase — MDFIFIDDMRVDAHVGIFPRERAAAQTLEISLTFGVPDAAAKNDDIADTIRYDAVIERIRQELAERHFNLLETLGEYVIALMLDDFGAPWVKISIAKLGIMKGVRRVGVQIERSKGAS; from the coding sequence ATGGACTTCATCTTCATCGACGACATGCGCGTCGACGCGCATGTCGGCATTTTCCCGCGCGAGCGGGCGGCGGCGCAGACGCTGGAAATCAGCCTGACCTTCGGCGTGCCCGATGCGGCGGCGAAGAACGACGACATCGCCGACACCATCCGCTACGACGCGGTGATCGAGCGCATCCGCCAGGAACTTGCCGAGCGCCATTTCAACCTGCTGGAGACGCTCGGCGAATACGTCATCGCGCTGATGCTCGATGACTTCGGCGCGCCCTGGGTAAAGATCTCCATTGCCAAGCTGGGCATCATGAAAGGCGTGCGCCGCGTCGGCGTGCAGATCGAGCGCAGCAAGGGCGCAAGCTGA